The window GCATCATCCACACCGGCGGACGGTCTAATTGTTCACCACGGGCTGCCCTTAATAGGTAGGGAATCTGGGTTCCTCCAGTCATCTAATCTTTACCCTAAATAATTTTTAAATGCATTTGTTAGCTTATCATTCTCAGATTGTCACTGTTAGCTTCAGCAAAATTGAGCATTGGAAATGGGAAATGAAAGCAGGAAAGAATGGCGAAAAACAAGCTAAATTCGCCCCTTAGCTCTTTGTAACAGCTTGGAACATCTCCTCACCCCAAGTCAGGGTACCCCCGTCAGCATCGAGTTCAACCGGTTGCCCTACAGGAAGAGCCGCATTAGCACCTTCGTGACCAAAGGGGAGGTCACTGACAATGGGGATACCCAGGTCACTTAAGCGATCGCGCAATACTTCTTTTACAGTCCAGCTCGGTATATCTTTGGGTGGCTCACAGCGACTGAAACGCCCCAAAGCAATGCCTCGAACCCCTTTCAATGCACCACTCATCCGCCACTGAGTCAACATGCGATCGATGCGGTAAGGCGCTTCTGTCACATCTTCTAAGGCTAGAATCACCCCTGCGAGCGGGGGTTGTACAGGGGTTCCCAAGAGGTGAGTGGCAACGGTGAGATTGGCGGGTAACAGAATCCCCCTCACTGTTCCACCCCCCCAGCCAACGCCTGACAAGGGTTCGAGGGGGCGTCCTTCCACACAGTCAAACAACCGTTGGAGCGACCACTCAGGCTCTGCGGCGAGGGTGGTCAAAACTGGCCCATGCACCCCGCAGATGCCAGATCCATAGAGACTCCACAACAAGCCTGTGATATCCGAAAAGCCAATCAACCACTTATGGATGGGGGAGGGATGAGTTTCTAAAGACCACGTCCAGTCTTCTAGAAGTCGGGCGCTGCCATAGCCACCCCTGGTACAGAGAATGCCACGACATTCGGGGTCTTGCCAAGCTTGTTGTAATTGCTGGCGTCGTTGGCTATCTTTCCCTGCGAGATAACCTTCCCTGGCATCCCAATGGGGTTGGAGTTCAACTCTGTACCCCTGGCTGCGCCAAATTTCCACACCCTTGTGGAACGCCTCGAAC of the Allocoleopsis franciscana PCC 7113 genome contains:
- a CDS encoding S66 peptidase family protein, with product MTHHNRLSQRPPALKPGDLLRVITPSGALREFEAFHKGVEIWRSQGYRVELQPHWDAREGYLAGKDSQRRQQLQQAWQDPECRGILCTRGGYGSARLLEDWTWSLETHPSPIHKWLIGFSDITGLLWSLYGSGICGVHGPVLTTLAAEPEWSLQRLFDCVEGRPLEPLSGVGWGGGTVRGILLPANLTVATHLLGTPVQPPLAGVILALEDVTEAPYRIDRMLTQWRMSGALKGVRGIALGRFSRCEPPKDIPSWTVKEVLRDRLSDLGIPIVSDLPFGHEGANAALPVGQPVELDADGGTLTWGEEMFQAVTKS